ATGCCGGGTATTTATCAGTATTCCATCGACAGACTGGAGGAAGAATGCGAGAGGATACGGAAAAGTGGTGTGCGGAACGTGCTCCTTTTTGGCATTCCGGAACACAAAGACGAAGTGGGAAGTCAGGCTTATGATAAAAACGGTATTATGCAGCGGGCGATCCGCTTTTTGCGGGAGCGGTATCCGCAGCTTTTACTGATCGCAGATGTCTGCCTCTGCGAGTATACGTCTCATGGCCACTGCGGTCTTGTGGATGGGTGTCATATTCTCAATGACGAGACACTGCCGTTGCTTGTAAAAATGTCGGTCAGTCTGGCAGAGGCCGGGGCGCATATGATCGCGCCTTCCGATATGATGGATGGCCGGGTGGCAGCGATCCGTGCCGGACTGGATGAGGCAGGATTTCAGGAGATTCCGGTCATGTCCTACAGTGCCAAGTACGCCTCGGGTTACTATGCGCCGTTTCGCGATGCGGCCCACTCCGCTCCCGGATTCGGGGACCGGAAGACTTATCAGATGGATACGGCCAATGTCAGAGAAGCGCTGCGGGAGATGGAGGCCGACGTCGAAGAGGGCGCCGATATTCTGATGGTGAAGCCAGGCCTTGCTTATCTTGATGTGCTGCGGGAAGCGCGCCGCCGGTTTGATCAGCCGATGGCAGTGTACAATGTGAGCGGCGAGTACTCTATGGTGAAGGCAGCGGCGCAAAACGGCTGGATCGATGAAAAGAAGATCGTCATGGAGAACATGCTTGCGATGAAGCGGGCGGGCGCGGACATCATCATCACCTATCATGCGCTCGACGTAGCGGGATGGCTGGAAGAATAGATGAATAAAAGAATAAAGAGGCAGTGTTGGCAAGGCGCTTTGTGCAGCTGTATCAAACGGATTAGCATTGCCGGTCTGCTGGGCCTGCTGCTTATGCCGGGTACAGATGTCCGCGCCAGAGAGGAGCCGCCGCCCGGACCGCTCATACAGACAACAACCCCGCAGGATGAGTACGAAGGGCTTGTTCATCTGGGACTGCTGCGGACGCCGGAAAATTATAATGGAGATATGTCGCAGTCGATCCGAAATGTCATGCCTGCGGTCGTCCAGATCCGGACCGGCCGATTTCTTGGCAGTGGGATTATACTGGAGATTGGCGAGGACACTTTATTGATCGCATCCAACAGACATCAGCTCCAGAGCCAGGAATATTCTCTGATCCGCCTGTACAATGGGGAAGAGGTTCCCGCAAGGCGCGTTTATCTGTCGGACACTTATGATCTTGGGTTTGCACTGGCGGACATCAGCGGCCTTGCCTATGAGGAGAGGCGGCAGCTTTGTGCTGTTTCCATGCGGGAAACCTGCGAGGACGGACTGATCCGGGGCACAGAGATGTTTCTCATCGGGTCCGCGGACGGGGTAGCCTGCAATATTTATGAGGGGACTGT
The sequence above is a segment of the Lachnospiraceae bacterium JLR.KK008 genome. Coding sequences within it:
- the hemB gene encoding porphobilinogen synthase; its protein translation is MKRMRRLRSSEAMRNLVRETRLHKEQLVYPIFVIEGKNIKNPVESMPGIYQYSIDRLEEECERIRKSGVRNVLLFGIPEHKDEVGSQAYDKNGIMQRAIRFLRERYPQLLLIADVCLCEYTSHGHCGLVDGCHILNDETLPLLVKMSVSLAEAGAHMIAPSDMMDGRVAAIRAGLDEAGFQEIPVMSYSAKYASGYYAPFRDAAHSAPGFGDRKTYQMDTANVREALREMEADVEEGADILMVKPGLAYLDVLREARRRFDQPMAVYNVSGEYSMVKAAAQNGWIDEKKIVMENMLAMKRAGADIIITYHALDVAGWLEE
- a CDS encoding serine protease → MNKRIKRQCWQGALCSCIKRISIAGLLGLLLMPGTDVRAREEPPPGPLIQTTTPQDEYEGLVHLGLLRTPENYNGDMSQSIRNVMPAVVQIRTGRFLGSGIILEIGEDTLLIASNRHQLQSQEYSLIRLYNGEEVPARRVYLSDTYDLGFALADISGLAYEERRQLCAVSMRETCEDGLIRGTEMFLIGSADGVACNIYEGTVVDPWYYFEEFGSYMIYNYCKAKAGMSGGGTFDEHGHCIGMITGGFEQETASLPMACIREEWEKVR